From a region of the Sphingopyxis sp. YR583 genome:
- a CDS encoding tetratricopeptide repeat protein, producing the protein MLGPLKAAIAAGIGFSLTSFTPLPLFSDAALEALNPSRLAALFCGARRPGSSLAQNLLVAAAFAAPASEGRPIPLFPDLAASPFPVSTNVDRARHYFSQGLLLTYGFNHAGAVRSFREAQRLDRDCAICWWGEAVALGPNINAPMDERDRGAALDAMDRAMALRSTASPMERALIEAVARRYLRDPASDRAALDASYADAMLDVARRFPADDDVALLAAEAVMDTSPWNYWESDKKTSVGRSGEAVRLVETVLKRNPAHVQANHLYIHLMEASDPQRAEAAADRLGSPSAPSAAHLVHMPGHIYQLRGRHADSIRVNIAAARADEDYIRSASDNGLVRYGYYPHNIHFIVTSAQMAGDMPTAIREARRLRTVLDPATSAQIAWIQSIDAAPYFAMAQFSDPKAILAMPAPDARLAYPTAMRHFARSIAYAGLRDRKGFDRELAAMEKIRASDAMSAMIEQGVPAGDLVSLAAFVARGRFASAMGRTDEAIGFYRQAIAIEAELPYQEPPYWYYPVKQSLGAALFRARRYAEASEAFRAALAQTPNNGWALYGLGRSEAAQGKRLEAAAADRALSKAWIGNKAWLRMDRL; encoded by the coding sequence ATGCTGGGCCCACTCAAGGCGGCGATCGCTGCAGGGATAGGCTTTTCCCTGACCAGCTTTACGCCATTGCCGCTCTTCTCGGACGCCGCGCTCGAAGCGCTGAACCCAAGCCGTCTCGCGGCCCTCTTTTGCGGCGCCCGGCGCCCGGGGTCCTCGCTGGCGCAGAATCTGCTCGTCGCGGCGGCTTTTGCGGCGCCCGCCAGCGAAGGCCGGCCGATACCGCTGTTTCCGGACCTTGCCGCTTCGCCCTTCCCCGTCTCGACAAACGTCGATCGCGCGCGACATTATTTCAGTCAGGGCTTGCTCCTGACCTATGGCTTCAACCATGCGGGCGCGGTGCGATCGTTTCGCGAGGCGCAGCGGCTCGACCGCGATTGCGCCATATGCTGGTGGGGCGAAGCCGTCGCGCTCGGCCCGAACATCAATGCCCCGATGGACGAGCGCGACCGGGGCGCCGCGCTCGACGCGATGGACCGCGCGATGGCACTGCGCAGCACCGCTTCGCCGATGGAGCGCGCGTTGATCGAGGCTGTCGCCCGGCGATATTTGCGCGATCCCGCCAGCGACCGCGCCGCGCTCGACGCCAGCTATGCCGATGCGATGCTCGACGTCGCGCGCCGCTTCCCCGCCGACGACGATGTCGCGCTCCTTGCCGCCGAAGCGGTGATGGACACGAGCCCCTGGAATTATTGGGAGAGCGACAAGAAGACATCGGTCGGCCGGAGCGGCGAAGCCGTGCGGCTTGTCGAGACGGTGTTGAAACGCAACCCCGCGCATGTTCAGGCGAACCATCTCTACATCCATCTTATGGAAGCGAGCGATCCGCAGCGTGCCGAGGCCGCCGCAGACCGGCTGGGGAGCCCGTCGGCACCGAGCGCGGCGCATCTCGTCCATATGCCGGGGCACATATATCAGCTGCGCGGGCGCCACGCCGACTCGATCCGCGTCAATATTGCCGCGGCGCGCGCCGACGAGGATTATATCCGCAGCGCCAGCGATAACGGGCTCGTGCGCTACGGCTATTATCCGCACAATATCCATTTCATCGTCACCTCGGCGCAAATGGCGGGCGATATGCCGACCGCCATTCGCGAAGCGCGGCGTCTCCGGACCGTCCTCGACCCGGCGACCTCGGCGCAGATTGCATGGATCCAGTCGATCGATGCGGCGCCTTATTTCGCGATGGCGCAATTCTCCGATCCGAAAGCCATATTGGCGATGCCGGCGCCCGACGCGCGCCTCGCCTATCCGACTGCGATGCGGCATTTTGCGCGGAGCATCGCCTATGCCGGGCTTCGCGACCGTAAGGGCTTCGACCGCGAACTGGCGGCGATGGAAAAAATACGGGCGTCGGATGCGATGAGCGCGATGATCGAACAGGGCGTCCCGGCCGGCGATCTGGTGTCGCTCGCCGCATTCGTTGCACGCGGCCGCTTCGCGAGTGCGATGGGCCGCACCGACGAAGCGATCGGCTTTTACCGACAGGCGATCGCGATCGAGGCCGAGCTTCCCTATCAGGAACCGCCCTATTGGTATTATCCGGTGAAACAGTCGCTGGGTGCGGCGCTTTTCCGGGCCCGCCGCTATGCCGAGGCGAGCGAGGCCTTTCGCGCCGCGCTGGCGCAGACGCCGAACAACGGCTGGGCGCTGTACGGGCTTGGCCGCAGCGAGGCGGCGCAGGGAAAACGGCTGGAGGCCGCCGCAGCGGACAGGGCCCTGTCGAAAGCATGGATCGGCAACAAGGCGTGGCTCCGCATGGATCGGTTATGA
- a CDS encoding alpha/beta hydrolase family protein, translated as MTGPSWGVSILAAVAFLLSPGALAAAEAEVPQAPPAFTPLPTSVFAELPFVEDIDLSPDGTHIAGLFGIGGEQRIMMMPLQGDRSKSVRIAVPDQTQVAWIRWVGNDNIVVGLYALMPVETDRWYISRVIGINRGTGKITKLLWDSGGQNASDVLWIPSDGSTEILVAAQNSIYGNDPEFWPTVYRVDVASARKRVVERPRANVNDWGADHLGQVRFGIGYRDSDTQSTLLFRSHGEGTLRVIDRAKLGAEEELTVPFHFVPGSNNGFVIKPIEDGRSAVVEVDIPTGKDVRTVYAADKADVEGVLTDSNGSKLLGVRTSDRSDPLHWIDPAMAAHQKTLEAASPHSKVRIESISADQSKMLVRFSTPDNPGLLFFFDAATGELARLAAMNEAIGGKRLSRGRMVRYKARDGLEIEGVLTMPRGRRDKDLPFIVMPHGGPWGHDELSYDYWAQFLAERGYAVLQPNFRGSTGYGAAFEKAGQGQMGFAMQDDVTDGVQWAVKEGIADPKRVCIVGGSYGGYAAMWGIAKDPDLYRCAVSINGVANLRREVNDFGGLMRERLYRTQWQKMTPDFAAVSPINAIARIKAPLLLVHGRKDVTVDHVQSARMYSAMTKAGKTVEFVSVPLADHYFTRQADRMTLLTSIESFLAKHNPAD; from the coding sequence ATGACGGGGCCGTCATGGGGCGTTTCCATTCTGGCGGCAGTGGCGTTTCTTTTGTCGCCGGGTGCCCTTGCCGCGGCGGAAGCAGAGGTGCCGCAGGCGCCGCCCGCTTTCACTCCGCTGCCCACCAGCGTTTTTGCCGAGCTTCCCTTCGTCGAAGATATCGACCTGTCGCCCGACGGCACGCATATCGCGGGTCTGTTCGGAATCGGCGGCGAGCAGCGGATCATGATGATGCCGCTGCAGGGCGACCGTTCGAAAAGCGTCCGGATCGCCGTTCCCGACCAGACGCAGGTGGCGTGGATCCGATGGGTCGGAAACGACAATATCGTCGTCGGCCTCTATGCGCTGATGCCGGTCGAGACCGATCGCTGGTACATCTCGCGCGTGATCGGCATCAACCGCGGCACGGGAAAGATCACGAAGCTGCTGTGGGATAGCGGCGGTCAGAATGCGTCCGATGTCCTCTGGATCCCCTCGGACGGAAGCACCGAAATCCTCGTCGCCGCGCAGAATTCGATTTACGGGAACGATCCCGAGTTCTGGCCGACCGTCTATCGCGTCGACGTCGCCAGTGCGCGCAAGCGGGTGGTCGAAAGGCCGCGCGCCAACGTCAACGACTGGGGTGCCGACCATCTGGGCCAGGTGCGGTTCGGCATCGGCTATCGCGACTCGGACACGCAATCGACCCTGTTGTTCCGCTCGCACGGCGAAGGGACGCTCCGCGTGATCGATCGCGCGAAGCTGGGTGCCGAAGAAGAGCTGACCGTTCCCTTCCATTTCGTGCCCGGCAGCAACAACGGTTTCGTCATCAAGCCGATCGAGGACGGCCGATCGGCGGTCGTCGAAGTCGACATTCCGACCGGCAAGGATGTGCGGACGGTCTATGCCGCCGACAAGGCCGATGTCGAAGGCGTGCTGACGGATTCGAACGGGTCGAAGCTGCTCGGTGTCCGCACCAGCGACCGCAGCGACCCGCTGCACTGGATCGACCCGGCGATGGCGGCGCATCAAAAGACGCTGGAGGCCGCGTCGCCCCATTCGAAAGTACGGATCGAGAGTATCAGCGCCGACCAGAGCAAGATGCTGGTGCGGTTCAGCACCCCCGACAATCCCGGCCTGCTCTTTTTCTTCGACGCCGCGACGGGCGAACTGGCACGTCTGGCGGCGATGAACGAAGCGATCGGCGGCAAGCGCCTGTCGCGCGGGCGGATGGTCCGGTACAAGGCGCGCGACGGGCTGGAGATAGAGGGCGTGCTGACGATGCCGCGCGGCCGGCGCGACAAGGATTTGCCTTTCATCGTCATGCCGCACGGGGGCCCTTGGGGGCATGACGAGCTGAGTTACGACTATTGGGCACAGTTCCTCGCCGAGCGTGGATATGCCGTGCTCCAGCCCAATTTCCGCGGATCGACCGGCTATGGCGCCGCCTTCGAAAAGGCGGGGCAAGGGCAGATGGGCTTCGCGATGCAGGACGACGTCACCGACGGCGTCCAGTGGGCGGTCAAGGAAGGCATCGCCGACCCGAAACGGGTATGTATCGTCGGCGGCTCCTATGGCGGCTATGCCGCGATGTGGGGGATCGCCAAGGATCCCGACCTGTATCGCTGCGCGGTCTCGATCAACGGCGTCGCGAACCTGCGCCGCGAGGTCAATGATTTCGGCGGGCTGATGCGCGAACGCCTCTATCGCACCCAGTGGCAGAAGATGACCCCCGATTTTGCCGCGGTTTCCCCGATCAACGCGATTGCCCGGATCAAGGCCCCGCTACTGCTGGTCCACGGCAGGAAGGACGTCACCGTCGATCACGTCCAGTCGGCGCGCATGTATTCGGCGATGACGAAAGCGGGGAAGACGGTCGAGTTCGTATCGGTGCCGCTCGCGGACCATTATTTCACGCGTCAGGCCGATCGCATGACGCTGTTGACCTCGATCGAAAGCTTCCTCGCCAAGCATAATCCCGCGGACTGA
- a CDS encoding alpha/beta fold hydrolase codes for MTFLTLVLLAMQPATPAMPPAPAPVAAPAKWATKEGDVTIRDFKFRSGEIMPAVRMHYSTLGTPHRNAQGEIDNAVMVLHGTGGSGKQFLQPQFADELYGPGQPLDIKRYYIILPDNVGHGASSKPSDGLRMKFPQYDYDDMVELQHRMLTEGLGIKKLRLIMGTSMGCMHGFIWGETYPDFAQALMPIACQPVEIAGQNRMWRQLLIDGIKADPAWMGGEYKSQPVLGLRTAASLSMIAGGAPLNLQKNYPTRDAAGAYARERVERDIASRDANDMIYQFESSRTYNPWPGLEKITAPMTWINSADDFINPRNLDFPQQALKRMPNTRFRLIAESDETRGHGTHTWAVQWKADLIDLIARSGG; via the coding sequence ATGACATTCCTGACCCTCGTCTTGCTGGCGATGCAGCCGGCGACGCCCGCCATGCCCCCCGCGCCGGCTCCGGTCGCCGCGCCGGCCAAATGGGCGACGAAGGAAGGCGATGTCACGATCCGCGATTTCAAGTTCCGATCGGGCGAGATCATGCCCGCGGTCCGGATGCATTATTCGACGCTCGGCACGCCGCATCGCAACGCGCAGGGAGAGATCGACAATGCGGTGATGGTGCTCCACGGCACCGGCGGCAGCGGAAAGCAGTTCCTGCAGCCGCAATTCGCCGACGAACTGTACGGCCCGGGCCAGCCGCTCGACATTAAACGCTATTATATCATCCTGCCCGACAATGTCGGCCATGGTGCCTCATCGAAGCCGTCCGACGGCCTGCGGATGAAATTCCCGCAATATGATTATGACGACATGGTCGAATTGCAGCACCGGATGCTGACCGAAGGGCTGGGCATCAAGAAACTGCGCCTGATCATGGGCACGTCGATGGGGTGCATGCACGGCTTCATCTGGGGCGAGACCTATCCCGATTTTGCGCAGGCCCTGATGCCGATAGCATGCCAGCCGGTCGAGATCGCGGGACAGAATCGCATGTGGCGTCAGCTTCTCATCGACGGGATCAAGGCCGATCCCGCATGGATGGGCGGCGAATATAAGAGCCAGCCGGTGCTGGGCCTGCGCACCGCCGCGTCGCTGTCGATGATCGCGGGCGGCGCGCCACTCAATCTCCAGAAAAATTATCCGACGCGCGATGCCGCCGGCGCCTATGCGCGCGAGCGCGTCGAGCGCGACATCGCGAGCCGCGACGCCAACGACATGATCTATCAATTCGAATCGTCGCGAACCTACAATCCCTGGCCGGGACTGGAGAAGATCACGGCGCCGATGACATGGATCAATTCGGCCGACGATTTCATCAACCCGCGCAACCTCGACTTTCCGCAGCAGGCGTTGAAGCGGATGCCCAACACGCGCTTTCGCCTGATCGCCGAAAGCGACGAGACCCGCGGGCACGGGACGCACACATGGGCGGTCCAGTGGAAGGCCGACCTGATCGACCTGATCGCGCGCAGCGGCGGCTGA
- a CDS encoding YybH family protein, with product MTKWTRLLAAPLLFAVTTPAHADEAKEKAAILQVVADMEAAWNRSDFKGYMAGFRNPGVIFVSGGKIQDGWQGTLDHYVRDYGGSADRSGTVHFYDISIDMLGPDAALLISHYRLTRPERAQQGINTRLFRKVDGRWVIAMNHVSSYDPAAPASK from the coding sequence ATGACGAAATGGACAAGGCTGCTGGCGGCGCCGCTGCTCTTCGCGGTGACGACACCGGCGCATGCCGACGAGGCCAAGGAAAAGGCGGCGATCCTGCAGGTCGTCGCCGATATGGAGGCTGCGTGGAACCGCAGCGACTTCAAAGGCTATATGGCGGGCTTCCGCAACCCCGGCGTGATTTTCGTGTCGGGCGGCAAGATCCAGGACGGCTGGCAGGGGACACTCGACCATTATGTGCGCGACTATGGCGGTTCAGCCGACCGCAGCGGCACGGTCCATTTCTATGACATCAGCATCGACATGCTTGGGCCCGACGCCGCGCTGCTGATCAGCCATTATCGCCTGACCCGGCCCGAACGCGCGCAACAGGGGATCAATACCCGCCTGTTTCGCAAGGTCGACGGCCGCTGGGTCATCGCGATGAACCATGTCTCGTCCTACGACCCGGCGGCGCCTGCCTCGAAGTGA